A genomic segment from Lytechinus variegatus isolate NC3 chromosome 10, Lvar_3.0, whole genome shotgun sequence encodes:
- the LOC121422305 gene encoding UBA-like domain-containing protein 1: protein MRKNRVCCCSGFGANAGLKIWGGIAERNLSKMEAILKEQIMINQFVSAAGCNADQARQILQKTHWQFETALSVFFQEAAIPANNHQYYRQGGHSIHAPANTPATPPNFPDILTSFSKLGATPTDKCLGASPMAMATSPIQTVQLQPSCFARPNSKQSMEVEPQR from the exons ATGCGGAAGAACAGGGTTTGTTGTTGTTCAGGATTTGGTGCCAACGCAGGACTGAAAATTTGGGGTGGAATTGCCGAACGGAATCTATCCAAAATGGAAGCTATTTTGAAGGAACAAATTATGATTAATCAGTTTGTGTCAGCAGCTGGATGTAACGCTGATCAAGCCAGGCAAATTTTGCAGAAAACACATTGGCAATTTGAG ACGGCGCTAAGTGTGTTCTTCCAAGAAGCAGCTATTCCTGCTAATAACCATCAGTACTACAGACAAGGGGGACATTCG ATACATGCTCCTGCGAACACACCTGCAACACCGCCAAACTTTCCAGACATTCTCACCAGCTTTTCAAAATTGGGGGCGACCCCTACGGACAAATGCCTTGGTGCCTCGCCCATGGCAATGGCCACATCTCCCATACAAACTGTCCAGCTTCAGCCCAGCTGCTTTGCCCGGCCCAACAGCAAGCAGTCGATGGAAGTCGAGCCACAGAGGTGA